In Leptolyngbya ohadii IS1, a genomic segment contains:
- a CDS encoding S1C family serine protease, translating into PQSWNGNSYPSIKDYSLKVLERWKEAVQQQPQALSNGTENNAKPAPTPQAAGSTDPDRFTVEVWVTVEGTPAPATGIIIRQDGLILTNRHVVAAGVLYVKTKDGKQYQGRTIASDASLDLALVQIDGAANLPTAPLAESANVKPGDTVKAIGHPMGETWKHTEAQVLATDSLCGLKALDNRCIRTPSGFLYPGNSGGPLLNASGEVIGINRAIQEATGEGVSIPIEVFHQQFKMP; encoded by the coding sequence GCCTCAAAGCTGGAATGGAAACAGCTACCCATCCATCAAGGACTACTCGCTGAAAGTGTTGGAACGCTGGAAGGAAGCAGTACAGCAGCAGCCCCAGGCACTTAGCAACGGAACAGAAAACAACGCTAAGCCTGCCCCAACTCCCCAGGCAGCAGGCAGCACCGACCCTGATCGCTTCACAGTCGAAGTATGGGTAACGGTCGAGGGAACGCCCGCACCCGCGACAGGCATCATCATCAGGCAGGACGGATTAATCCTGACAAATCGCCACGTCGTAGCCGCTGGGGTACTGTATGTCAAAACCAAAGACGGCAAGCAGTACCAGGGACGCACAATCGCCAGCGATGCCAGCTTAGATCTCGCACTGGTACAGATCGACGGAGCCGCGAACCTTCCCACCGCCCCGCTTGCAGAATCAGCCAACGTGAAGCCCGGAGACACGGTGAAAGCGATCGGACATCCGATGGGTGAAACCTGGAAACACACCGAAGCGCAAGTTCTGGCAACGGATAGCCTGTGTGGATTGAAAGCCCTCGACAATCGCTGTATTCGCACCCCCAGCGGTTTCCTGTATCCCGGCAACAGTGGCGGTCCACTTCTGAATGCCAGCGGTGAGGTTATTGGCATCAATCGGGCAATTCAGGAAGCCACGGGTGAGGGTGTCAGCATTCCGATCGAAGTCTTTCACCAGCAGTTCAAGATGCCATAA